One Kitasatospora sp. NBC_01287 DNA window includes the following coding sequences:
- a CDS encoding helix-turn-helix transcriptional regulator codes for MSDQEPSASAKRAFGTQLKELRRDTNLSGVDLARLCGWHKTKVSKIEHGTQIPTEDDIRAWATACGVQGQIPELIAASREIEQMWTDYKRWHRPGMKRLQFQAMDLYAKTKLLRVYESLFIPGFLQTVEYAKAQFTIHAKLHGLPLGDIEEAAQNRMVRKRFLGTGAPIFSFLLEASALTNNTGGIEVMTGQLDHLLEVMKLQYVSIGIIPQGRERLLYPGEGFYLFDESLLKQEFWSGAFQTSRPENITYFIRVFATLRDQAVFGAAARNEIEAARSRLKGSWQ; via the coding sequence ATGTCGGACCAAGAACCATCCGCGTCCGCGAAGCGCGCATTCGGAACCCAGCTCAAGGAACTACGCCGGGACACCAACCTCTCGGGCGTCGATCTCGCGCGGCTCTGCGGTTGGCACAAGACCAAGGTGTCGAAGATCGAGCACGGGACACAGATCCCGACCGAGGACGATATCCGAGCATGGGCAACGGCCTGCGGCGTCCAAGGGCAGATCCCCGAACTCATCGCGGCGAGCCGTGAGATCGAGCAGATGTGGACCGACTACAAGCGGTGGCACCGGCCGGGCATGAAGCGTCTCCAGTTCCAAGCCATGGACCTCTACGCGAAGACCAAGCTCCTCCGCGTGTATGAGTCACTGTTCATTCCTGGGTTCCTGCAGACAGTCGAGTACGCCAAGGCGCAGTTCACCATCCATGCCAAACTGCACGGTCTACCGTTGGGCGACATTGAGGAAGCCGCACAGAACCGCATGGTCCGCAAGCGGTTCCTCGGCACCGGAGCGCCCATATTCTCGTTCCTCCTGGAAGCGTCCGCACTGACGAACAACACAGGCGGCATTGAGGTGATGACCGGCCAACTCGACCACCTGCTAGAGGTGATGAAGCTCCAGTACGTGTCCATTGGGATCATCCCCCAAGGCCGGGAACGGTTGCTCTACCCGGGTGAAGGCTTCTACCTGTTCGACGAGAGCTTGCTCAAGCAAGAGTTCTGGTCAGGGGCGTTCCAGACGTCCAGACCCGAGAACATCACGTACTTCATCCGTGTTTTCGCTACTCTGCGGGATCAAGCCGTATTCGGCGCTGCCGCCCGAAACGAGATCGAGGCGGCTCGTAGCCGTCTGAAAGGGTCGTGGCAGTAG
- a CDS encoding dihydrolipoamide acetyltransferase family protein, whose product MPIVREFTLPDLGEGLTGAEVVRWLVEVGDVIAVDQPVVEVETAKAMVEVPCPYGGVVTALFGEVGEERAVGQPLVTVAVSPEPGTAVPDAAPGAGPAGVERPLVGYGVAEGGKGSRRRRVGAGAPAPAPALVAPVVPVAPVAHAPVAIAVISPLVRKLAREHGVDLAAVTGSGPEGLIMRADVQRAIEPVAAPAPAAVPADTEVVPLRGLRRTVAEKLTRSHHEIPAVTVWVDADATELLAVRAQMNQAPGVPKVSLLSLFARICVAALARHPELNSSVDLDANGAPVALRRHTAVHLGFAAQSERGLVVPVVRDAQRLTTEQLGAELGRLTASARAGSLTPAELTGGTFTLNNYGVFGVDGSTPILNHPEAAMLGVGRIVAKPWVHEGELAVRHVTQLSFTFDHRVCDGGTAGGFLRFVADCVERPGTLLRQL is encoded by the coding sequence ATGCCGATCGTGCGCGAGTTCACCCTGCCCGACCTCGGTGAGGGACTCACCGGGGCCGAGGTGGTGCGCTGGCTGGTGGAGGTCGGCGACGTGATCGCCGTCGACCAGCCGGTGGTCGAGGTGGAGACCGCCAAGGCGATGGTGGAGGTGCCCTGCCCGTACGGCGGGGTGGTCACCGCGCTGTTCGGCGAGGTCGGCGAGGAGCGGGCGGTGGGGCAGCCGCTGGTCACCGTGGCCGTCTCGCCGGAGCCCGGCACGGCGGTGCCGGACGCCGCGCCCGGCGCGGGTCCGGCGGGCGTGGAGCGCCCGCTGGTCGGCTACGGCGTGGCGGAGGGCGGCAAGGGCTCGCGCCGCCGCCGGGTGGGGGCGGGCGCCCCCGCACCCGCACCCGCCCTGGTCGCGCCGGTCGTGCCGGTGGCGCCGGTGGCCCACGCGCCGGTCGCGATCGCCGTCATCTCCCCGCTGGTGCGCAAGCTGGCCCGGGAGCACGGGGTCGACCTGGCCGCCGTCACCGGCAGCGGCCCCGAGGGCCTGATCATGCGCGCCGACGTACAGCGCGCGATCGAGCCGGTCGCCGCCCCGGCACCCGCCGCGGTGCCTGCGGACACGGAGGTCGTCCCGCTGCGCGGCCTGCGCCGCACGGTGGCCGAGAAGCTCACCCGCAGCCACCACGAGATCCCGGCGGTCACTGTCTGGGTGGACGCGGACGCCACCGAACTGCTCGCCGTGCGCGCCCAGATGAACCAAGCACCGGGCGTCCCGAAGGTCAGCCTGCTCTCGCTGTTCGCCCGGATCTGCGTGGCCGCGCTGGCCCGCCACCCCGAGCTCAACTCCAGCGTGGACCTGGACGCGAACGGCGCCCCGGTCGCACTGCGCCGGCACACCGCCGTCCACCTGGGCTTCGCCGCGCAGAGCGAGCGCGGCCTGGTGGTCCCGGTGGTGCGCGACGCCCAGCGGCTGACCACCGAGCAGCTCGGCGCCGAGCTGGGCCGGTTGACAGCCTCCGCGCGCGCCGGCTCGCTCACCCCGGCCGAGCTGACCGGCGGCACCTTCACGCTCAACAACTACGGCGTCTTCGGCGTCGACGGCTCCACCCCGATCCTCAACCACCCGGAGGCTGCGATGTTGGGGGTGGGCCGGATCGTGGCCAAGCCCTGGGTCCACGAAGGTGAGTTGGCGGTCCGCCACGTCACCCAGCTGTCGTTCACCTTCGACCACCGGGTCTGCGACGGCGGCACGGCGGGCGGGTTCCTGCGCTTCGTCGCGGACTGCGTGGAGCGGCCGGGGACGCTGCTGCGGCAGCTCTGA
- a CDS encoding DUF6879 family protein — protein sequence MELISASRRLELLFGEPAQEVRKLELRDFYEVDRPLFEAWRSGDRETVEETMRGHRAFLTGKAALGFPYRRVRVISEPLSEYQRMAVGLADPEERLRWLPRPLLSAVPLPGNDCLIRDDLVIFNLIGGDNQQTEIQLSIDPNVVGFCNDAFERAWSLGVPNGKYKP from the coding sequence ATGGAATTGATCTCGGCATCACGCCGACTTGAGCTGCTGTTTGGTGAGCCCGCCCAAGAAGTCCGGAAGCTGGAGCTGAGGGACTTCTACGAGGTAGACCGCCCGCTGTTCGAGGCGTGGCGCTCAGGCGACCGTGAGACGGTCGAGGAGACGATGCGTGGGCATCGTGCGTTTCTGACCGGGAAGGCCGCTCTCGGCTTCCCCTACCGGCGCGTGCGAGTCATCTCCGAACCGCTCTCGGAGTATCAGCGGATGGCAGTCGGGTTGGCCGACCCCGAGGAACGTCTTCGGTGGCTTCCCCGCCCTCTCTTGTCGGCGGTGCCGTTGCCGGGGAACGACTGTCTGATCCGGGATGACCTGGTGATCTTCAACCTCATCGGGGGAGACAACCAGCAGACAGAGATCCAGCTCTCAATCGATCCGAACGTGGTCGGTTTCTGCAATGACGCGTTCGAGCGGGCATGGTCGCTCGGCGTCCCCAACGGTAAGTACAAGCCCTGA
- a CDS encoding nuclear transport factor 2 family protein, which produces MQEDTARSAIDTFISAFNASDDSYVTALLSQALTSDVVFWGPLGRIEGIEAVERFVLDIRRHPAGTGTMMRCSAVDMPDEWARYQWAFTTPDGGPRLAGTDVVHLRRSLIDQVIVFAGEIEPSAS; this is translated from the coding sequence ATGCAGGAAGACACCGCGCGGTCCGCGATCGACACGTTCATCTCCGCGTTCAACGCCTCGGACGACAGCTATGTGACTGCGCTGCTCTCCCAGGCCCTGACCTCGGACGTGGTCTTCTGGGGACCGTTGGGCCGCATTGAGGGGATCGAGGCGGTCGAGCGGTTCGTGCTGGACATCCGGCGCCACCCCGCGGGGACCGGCACGATGATGCGCTGTTCGGCGGTGGACATGCCGGACGAGTGGGCCCGGTACCAGTGGGCCTTCACCACGCCGGATGGAGGCCCCCGCCTGGCGGGAACGGACGTCGTCCATCTGCGGCGGAGCCTCATCGACCAGGTCATCGTCTTCGCGGGGGAGATCGAGCCGTCCGCCTCCTGA
- a CDS encoding DUF6879 family protein: MASATAGYRHRLPGNDFWLFDDETLLVLHFAGNGDWEGAEIDTRPAAINLCREAFEAVRRQAVPHGDYRII, encoded by the coding sequence GTGGCTTCCGCGACGGCAGGGTACCGCCATCGCCTGCCGGGAAACGACTTCTGGCTGTTCGACGATGAGACCCTCCTCGTTCTCCACTTCGCGGGCAACGGGGACTGGGAAGGCGCCGAGATCGACACGCGACCGGCTGCCATCAACCTGTGCCGGGAGGCATTCGAGGCCGTCCGGCGACAAGCAGTGCCGCACGGCGACTACCGCATCATCTGA